The sequence below is a genomic window from Xiphophorus maculatus strain JP 163 A chromosome 18, X_maculatus-5.0-male, whole genome shotgun sequence.
gCGAGTTTGTTTACTACCTATACAGTGAACCATTCAAAATTATTAGACAtagctatttttaaaactaatttgttttgtatgtgtGGATTAGTTGAGTTGCTGCCAATATCTGGTTTGAAGCATAGCCTCATTAAAATTGTATCTATAGAGAAAATTATgaccaatatttatttcactcaCTGATCGTCGTTAAAATGAGCAGCAAGACCTGATTGTCAGCAATGGACAACTGACCCGTTTAACCACCTGTTGACGGCAAAGACTAAACATATTACTGCTCTGATACGTGAAGCtggaagaaaggaaaacattctTTTACTCTTCTAGAATAAAACCcacaaataaattttctttgtCATCTAGAGGTGTATAAAAACCAAGTCTGGGCTAAAATTGCAACTCTTAGCCAGTTTAAGAACATTGTTTATCTGTAGGAGAGCATCAGGGCTGTTTTAATAGTATTCCAAAATTCAAGggactgatttattttttttttttttttgctttttgtttgttttgttgagttttcctgattctgtgtttctgtcGGGAGTTTAGTCTAAGGCTGGGTTCATGCTTCTGTTTACTaacttttgaaatgattttgcaacattatcatttttactgtctatttttatttaagttcaTTGCTTTCAGACCTCTTCAATTGGCCTCCACTTTGCAGGTCCACAGAGATGAAAAGTCACTTTTCCAATGCAGAGCAGGCTGCTCACAAAAGCATAAATACAAGTCTGCTGCATGTTATTGCACATGTGACGCCACCTGTCAGTGTAGCTGCTGCTCAGCATGATGTCTGCTAAGAGAAGGTTACGGCAGGGTTGGTTACTGTTACAGTTCTTGTTGATAGCATGTTTTTCTCAGGCTGAAGAGCTTGTATGCAGTCAGAACGGGGATTTGGAAAACCCTCAGCTGGTGAAGGATGGAGACGTTATGTTGGGGggtcttttttccttccacaacaactggaaagaaagagaggagacTTACACTGATAAACCTCTTCCACTGCAATGTACCAGGTAATTCTATCCAATaagtattttcattaaaaaatgttgaaataaatcagGAGTGTTCAACACATCAGGTGCTCAGAAACTAAGCAACATTATGGTTTTGTTAcctgtttctcattttttccgTCATGCTGATTTTCCAGAAGAAACTGAACATGTTGCAAATTATTAATCACTGTCTTGAATAAAGCTTGAATTTCAGAGAGTTCCAGTTAGCCCAAGCCATGCTTTTTGCCATCGAGGAGATAAACAACAGCTCAGATCTGCTGCCGGGGATTTCTCTGGGCTACAAAATCTATGACACGTGTGGCTTCAACGCCAGAAGTGTGAAGGTTGCGTTGGCCTTGCTTaacaattatgaaaatgtgtCTGCTCCCTCCAAGGAATGTGGAAGACCTGCGCAAGTGCAGGCCATAATGGGAGAAGCCTCTTCCTCTCCGAGCACGGCGATAGCCACCGTCATTGGACCATTTTTTATACCAATGGTGGGTAAAACTGGCAACCGCTGCATTTTTGTAAACGAGTTggtcatttttaatatataatttttgtatgtttatactgtaaaaatatgttttaatcagCATAATgtgatttatgtatttttttgttgtagatCAGCCACTTTGCCACATGTGCTTGTCTCAGTGACAAATCCAAATATCCCTCATTTCTCCGAACAATACCCAGTGACTACTATCAGAGCAGAGCTCTGGCCCAGTTAGTGAGGCACTTCGGATGGACTTGGGTCGGAGCCGTCAGAACGAACGATGATTACGGCAACAGCGGCATGGCGACGTTCACAGAAGCTGCGCAGCATCTGGGCATTTGCCTTGAGTATTCCATGTCTTTCTTCAGGACGGATCCAGCGgacaaaatccaaaaaataattaacattatcAAGGCTTCGACTTCAAAGGTGATAGTCGCTTTCCTCTCCCAAGCTGACATGGATGTGATTATACACGAGTTCTCCAGCCACAACCTAACTGGCTACCAGTGGGTGGGAACTGAGGCCTGGATATTTGATTTCCAGACCGCAGCAGGAGACAGGAACCACATCCTAGACGGAGCCGTTGGCCTCTCCATCCCCAAAGCGCATGTCAGTGGCCTTCAAGAGTTCATACTGAATGTGGAGCCATTGTTTTCCTCAAACAACGACTTGTTCACAGAGTTCTGGGAGACATTATTCGGCTGCACGTTTAAGCGGTCATACTCAGTGGAGATTAAGACACAATGCACAGGACAGGAGGATCTGACAGGAGTTGAAAACACCTTCACTGACATGTCGCTCATGCCCATATTTAACAACATGTATAAAGGGGTGTATGCTGTTGCCCATGCTCTGCACAATATcctcagctgtaaccaaacatGTGACAGCAACGCGCAGCTGCATCCGCTCACGGTGAGCTCGGCATTTACTGTGATCAAAGTTACGATGAAGGGCTACGAGGAAAGGAGTAAACTGTTAAAACAAAGTCGTCAACACAGCAAAGAGTGACTATCGAGTATtgattttacacatttctttagattttacagcaaataaaagagatttatttcaaaacaaaggaaGGGGATGAAGTGTACTTTAATGCAAACGGAGATCCAGCcgcaaaatatgaaattataaaCTGGCAAAGAAGAGACAACGGCCCTGTGGAATTTGCAGTAGTGGGTCTGTATGATGCGTCGTTGGCAGgggacagacagatggatgtGCAAATTGAGTCAATAATCTGGGCTCAAAATTCACTGATGGTAAGCTATTATCAAAAATggcaacatatttattttattttatttttttaacgcGTGGCGTTTTTTTGTGCAGATGCCTGTCTCAGTTTGCAGTGAGAAGTGTCCACCTGGAACACGAAAAGTCCTCCAGAAAGGAAAACCTATTTGTTGTTATGACTGTTTACACTGTGCAGAAGGAGAAATAAGCAACAGCACAGGCAAGTTAGAGCTAAAGGAAGAACTTGTAACAGAGAAAAATgctaattgaaataaaaatgttcaatttgcAAAAACTAGTTTTTCAAATTGTGCACTCATTTATGTGCCGTTACTTGTGGAGAAACCTACAAATGacaaatgcaacacaaacaaGCCTGCAAGTTTAAGTCTTTTAACTCTTCATGTTTGTTGATTTCATAGATTCTGTCACCTGTGTGAGATGCCCTCTTGACTCCTGGTCAAATGAAAATAGAGATGCTTGTATAAAAAAGGAGACAGAGTTTCTTTCATATAAAGAAATTATGGGATCATTGCTCACTGTGGCTTCTTTGTTTGGAACGTGCATGACTGTCGTCGTCGCAGTCATTTTTGTCACATACAGGAACACGCCTCTTGTCAGGGCAAACAACTCTGAGCtgagcttcctgctgctcttctccTTAAAGCTGTGTTTCCTCTGCTCTCTGACGTTCATCGGCCAGCCCTCTGACTGGTCCTGCATGCTGCGGCACACATCGTTCGGCATCACCTTCGTCCTCTGCATCTCCTGTGTTCTTGGAAAAACCATAGTGGTGTTAATGGCGTTCAAAGCTACACTTCCAGGAAGAAACGTGATGAAATGGTTTGGGCCTACGCAGCAGAGAGTCAGTGTTCTTGGGTTTACTCTTATACAAGTGATCATCTGCATCCTCTGGTTAAGCATCTCTCCTCCATTTCCATCCAAAAACTTTGAAGGATTCAAAGATAAAATCATCTTGGAGTGTGCTCTGGGTTCAGCTGTGGGTTTCTGGGCTGTGCTTGGGTATATAGGATTTCTTGCCgtcctgtgttttatttgtgctttcCTGGCTCGTAAACTGCCCGATAATTTCAACGAAGCCAAATTCATCACCTTCAGCATGTTGATATTCTGCGCTGTCTGGATCACTTTCATCCCAGCATACGTCAGCTCTCCTGGGAAGTTCAGTGTGGCTGTAGAAATCTTTGCTATTCTGGCCTCCAgttttggattattattttgtatcttTATTCCAAAATGTTACGTCATGctgataaaaccagaaaaaaatacaaaaaagaacatGATGGGGAAGGGTGCCCTGAAATAACTGTATGATTTAAAGTGTTTCTATGCCTCACTTCATGTGCTTCAATCTCAATAGGACAACCTGTATAAATAAAgctgcaaaataatttaaaaaaaaataatcccagCTAAATGTTCACAGCtactttatttgtttgcttttttgtccaTGTGTACGCGCTGCTCACACCCTCATCCCTGCTCTCTGCTTCGCTACAGCTTCTGTGGCATAGCagaggctagttagcatggccacccaTGATAGATACcagtggataaacagttttcctcaAACAGTAAGTTTTTTCTCTTCCATTTGCATCTTGAGCATTGGATGCAGCAGGCTGATTGACGGCGCTAAGACCTTCCCCCtgactgtgattggttgtttctggccAGGAACGGTGAATTTCTGTACATGGCAATATAATATCttagagaggaggtggaggagcttaatatttttttcacagattactcATACTAAACCATCACAAAGTGGTGACAGTTCTCAACTTTGCTTTCAAGCAGTCCAAACGCCATTGATTTTACCACGGCAACCAAACAGAGATCATCTTTTCCTAAGTATTAGAAACTGCacagagtttgaaaaaaataaacattaaacatttttaaaattgcagaAGTTTGAGgtaaatattgtgctaaaaaagtttgaaaatcaaacttctgtcctgcaaaaaaataaaacccttctGTACTTTCAGTCATATTTACTAGGGCCTTCCCTTTTCCTCACCCCGCCCAGTAGGTTAAAGCAACATTGTTTATTCATTACATCTCAAGTGAATACATAAAGTATAAATATTCGTGCAGGTTTTTAAACGCGGTTCTTTCACTCAGCACAATGTCTGCAGGGAGGTGGCTGGAGCAGCGACTgaagcttttttatttgttgttgctgtCGTCTTTCTCTGTGGCTGAGGAGCAAGCCTGCACGCACAGAGGCGATCTCGAGGATGCCCAGCTGATAAAGAAAGGAGACATAATGTTGGGAGGAGTCTTCTCAttccacagcagctggaggaacaGCCAAGATAACTATGAACAAAAACCTCAGCAGCTGCAATGCACCAGGTGAATTACAGTGCTATGCTGGTATAAAAGTGACTCAGTTATCTTGCATGTTGTTGAAATAAAGATCAAATTGGTTATGATTCCATATGTTTGTCTTCAAGTTTAAATTTCAGAGACTTCCAGTTTGCTCAAGCCATGCTTTTTGCCATTGAAGAAATTAACAACAGTTCAGATCTACTGCCGGGATTAACTCTGGGCTATAAAATGTACGATGCTTGTGGTTTCATTGCCAGAAGTGTAAAGGTTTCCCTGGCTCTGCTCAACGGTAATGAAATTCAGGCTTTACCCGCAGAGCCATGTACAAGACCTGCACAGGTGCAGGTGATAATGGGAGAAACGTCTTCCTCTCCTAGTGCAGCCATTGCCACTGCTGTTGGACCCTTTCACATCCCAATGGTGGGTGAAAATGTCCATGTATTTAGTTtgctgagcttttttttttttgcaaaataatttgtaaaaaaaaaaaaaaagctgtatttttcttctttatcagATCAGCCATTTTTCCACTTGTGCTTGCCTCAGCGATAAAACCAAGTACCCATCATTTCTCAGAACAATACCCAGTGACTATTACCAGAGCAGAGCTCTGGCCCATTTGGTCAAACACTTTGGATGGACTTGGATCGGAGCTGTTAGATCCAATGATGACTACGGAAACAACGGCATGGCGACGTTCACTGAAACTGCAGAGGAGCTGGGCATCTGTCTTGAATATTCTGTATCATTCTTTAGAACTGACCCATCTGATAAAATACATAAGATTATTGAGGTTATTAAGTCATCCAACTCAAAGGTCGTCGTTGCCTTCCTCTCCCACATGGACTTAGATGTGTTGTTAAATGAGTTTTCTGTGAACAATTTGACTGGCTACCAGTGGGTGGGAACCGAAGGCTGGATGTTTGATTCTCAGATTGCCGCAATGGATAAAAATCGCATTCTAGATGGAGCTGTAGGCCTTTCCATCCCCAAAGCGCACGTCAGTGGACTCAGAGAGTTCATGTTTAACGTTAAGCCGCTGAATTCATCAAATAGTGAGTTATTTACACGGCTTTGGGAGGCGTTGTTCAGCTGTAAGTTCAAGCAATCAAACTCTGGGGAGATTCAGAAGGAATGCACCGGAGAGGAAGATCTAACTGGAGTAGAAAACAGCTTCACTGATATGTCACTCATGCCAATATTTTACAATGTCTACAAAGGGGTTTATGCAGTGGCTCATGCTCTGCATGAAATACTCAACTGCAATAAAACATGTGACATCAATGTACAGCTAGCTCCATTGACAGTAAGTTTAATGTTAACAccgagaaacagaaaatgttttaatcaaagctCGGCCCTTTGCCATATTTGTTATTAATCCGGATTCGTTTTATGTTAGATTTTACAGCACATACAAAGGATTCGCTTTAAAACAAAGGAAGGAGACGAGGTTTACTTTAATGAGAACGGAGATCCGCCAGCAAAATATGAGATTATAAACTGGCAGCGGGGTGAAAATGGCATCTTGAACTTTGCGGCTGTTGGTCTTTACGATGCATCATTGCCAGCCGATAAACagctaaatgtaaaaattggGTCAATAGTTTGGGCTAAAAACTCACTCCAGGTAAGTTGCCACATGATTAAAAACTAACTCGTTATTGATTTTGTGGTATGATTTCAAATAGTTGAAAAAGCCACCAcaatctgttatttttgttattggACTGTATTTTTATGCAGTTGCCAGTTTCAGTTTGCAGTGAGAAGTGTCCCCCAGGAACACAAAAAGTCCTCCAGAAAGGACGACCTGTTTGCTGTTTTGACTGTATAAGATGTGCAGAAGGAGAAATAAGCAACAGCACAGGTTAGTCAGCATGTGTCCATTTGTACATGTGTATCGTTGTTTTATTGAAGTATAGGTCATTGATCACATATATTCCCATGTATTCTATATCCAGTTATAAGATCAAGACCAGTTCAGCTCAACATCTGTTTTGCCATGATTTCACAGATTCTGTCACCTGTGTCAGATGCCCTCTTGAATCCTGGTCAAATGAAGATCGAACTGCCTGCAAAAAGAAGAAGGCTGAGTTTCTTTCATATAAAGAAATTATGGGATCATTGCTCACTGCGGCTTCTTTGTTTGGAACATGCATGACTGCCGTTGTCgcagtcatttttattaaatacaggAACACTCCTCTTGTCAGGGCAAACAACTCTGAGCtgagcttcctgctgctcttctccTTAAAGCTGTGTTTCCTCTGCTCTCTGACGTTCATCGGCCAGCCCTCTGACTGGTCCTGCATGCTGCGGCACACGGCGTTCGGCATCACCTTCGTCCTCTGCATCTCCTGTGTTCTTGGAAAAACCATAGTGGTGTTAATGGCGTTTAAAGCCACACTTCCAGGGAGAAATGTGATGAAATGGTTTGGGCCTACGCAGCAGAGAGTCAGTGTTCTTGGGTTTACTCTTATACAAGTGATCATCTGCATCCTCTGGTTAAGCATCTCTCCTCCATTTCCATCCAagaattttaaagaatttaaagacaaaatcatCTTGGAGTGTTCGTTGGGTTCAGCTGTGGGTTTCTGGGCTGTGCTTGGTTATATTGGACTTCTCGctatgttgtgttttatttgtgcttttttggCTCGTAAACTGCCTGATAATTTCAACGAAGCCAAATTTATCACCTTCAGCATGTTGATATTCTGCGCTGTCTGGATCACTTTCATCCCAGCGTACGTCAGCTCTCCTGGGAAGTTCAGTGTGGCTGTAGAAATCTTTGCTATTCTTGCCTCCAgttttggattattattttgtatcttTATTCCAAAATGCTACATCATGGTGAtgaaaccagagaaaaacaccaaaaagaaCATGATAGGAAAGGGtgccccaaaataattttttaaaccaATCATTTTGGTTATTTGTTTTAGGGTAAGTTTGTTGAGTTTATAAGACACTCAATGAAATTAACAATCACTCCCATCATGTGAGAGCCAGCTCTTCAACCTTTTGTTCCTTTATCTGCTCAGCTCTCACTCTCAGTGGCTCCGACCTGCTCGCAGCAGAGCTTTGTTTTGATTGGCATCATggaagtttgtcttttttgcagAGTGTtctcaaaaacagaacaaatactAACTCAGACAAGGAACCAAATAATAGTTGGGacaatggatttatttttttttattccaaccTGCACTAAGGACATAGCTTGGCTACAGAGTTTGGTTCTGTCTCTGCTATGGTTCTGTTCAGTAGGTTTGCTAGGAGTGCTTTGgttaatagtttttttgttaaataagaactaaagatttgattaaattattGCACAGAAACAAGAATGCCTGCTTTCGTAACAGAGCTAATTAATAAATTCCGGCAAGTATAAGATTTATCATAAAAACTATGAATGCAAAGGGATTTATTGACATGAAAAGCattcatattttacaaattaagcTAAAACGTCTTTGGGAGCTGTACCAAAGGAGCTCCCAAAGAAGagcttcctcttttttcttgGAGTCGGCTTTCTCCAGCTGGCTCTCTGAAAATAGCCGAACTTCCCATCAGGAATACATAATACATATAATAAAGTTAAAGGATGCACCGTTTTCAAgctgctgtacaaataaaaacctgaaaagtgttgAATGTATTTGCTTTTTCGTCTTTCACTTGgaatgtttctaaataaaatcaagtccAGTCGAGTCAATTGCATGTAGAAGTCACTTCAGTAGTAAATTGTGAAGACTTCAGATGTACGTTCACTGGAGAAGAAACATCTACTGGGACAAAGTTGTGAATAGGCTAAAATCAGATTATGAGACAATAGTCCAATCTTCTAACATGTCACAAAGTGCCACTTGATTTTATTGCACTATTTATGTTTGCTGTTATATTTCTTACTCATTCCACCTAAACATCACACTTCCTGTCTATGGTAAAGGAAAGGCTGGGAAAGTCATTCTTattcaataaacacattttaaaagaaagtaattGTTATTAGACTTACGCtatgttgtaaataaaatatttgcatgttaTGTAGACgccattaaaaatgtgcaaatattgcCATAGAAATCTTACAGCGAAAGAAGCTGTACATATTTGGGTATTCCCTTCTCCTCACTCCAACCTGTGGGTTAGACAAACCATTAGCGTTTTGTCATTGAAGCTCATGCAAATTCGCAGAGTATAAATATTCAGGTGAGGGTTTCCAGCTCGGTTCTTTGTGTCAGGATGGCGTCCGCACAGACATGGCCACGGCAAAGGTGGACCATTTTTTATTGGCTGATAGTGGTGTCCTCTTCTCATGCAAAGGAACCAGCCTGCACACAAATAGGGGATCTGGAGGACGCCCAGCTCATTCGGAACGGGGACATAATGTTGGGAGGAATCTTCTCTttccacagcagctggaaaaacAGCCAAGATAACTATGAAAAAAACCCTCTGAGACTACAATGCACCAGGTGAATTACAAAGTGAATTCGGTAAAGATCATTCATTCTTttgactgattttgtttgtgtataaactgtatatactgtatatatatacagtatataatgtCAACTTAAAGACTAAATTGGttcttttttcattattcaAAATTCTGTTTAAGTTTAAATTTCAGAGACTTCCAGTTTGCTCAAGCCATGCTTTTTGCCATTGAGGAAATTAACAACAGTTCAGATTTACTGCCGGGAGTAACTCTGGGCTATAAAATGTACGATACCTGTGGCTCCATTGCCAGAAGTGTAAGAGTTGCCTTGGCCTTACTCAATGGGAATGAAATTGAGGCTTTACCTGCAGAGGCATGTACAAGACCTGCACAGGTACAGGTGATAATGGGAGAAACGTCTTCCTCCCCTACAGCAGCCATAGCGACTGCGATAGGACCATTTCATATCCCAATGGtgggtgaaaaaaataaaaatttaagtaaaaaaaagaaaatctttgtttagcacttattttaaaatgtttgtctttttttaatagatcAGCCACTTTGCCACGTGTGCTTGTCTCAGCGATAAAATCAAGTACCCATCATTTCTCAGAACAATACCCAGCGACTACTACCAGAGCAGAGCTCTGGCCCAACTGGTCAAGTATTTTGGATGGACTTGGCTCGGTGCCGTCAGAACCAACGACGACTACGGAAATAATGGCATGGCGACGTTCATAGCAACCGCACAGCAGCTGGGTGTATGTGTGGAGTACTCCATATCATTCTTTAGAACGGATCCAttggagaaaatacaaaacataattGAGATTATTAAGACATCTACGTCAAAGGTCATTGTTACTTTTCTTTCCAACATGGATTGGGACGTGCTGTTGcaggaattttctagaaataattTGACTGGCTACCAGTGGGTGGGAACTGAAGGCTGGATTTCTGATTCTCAAATTGCAGCAATGGATAAAAGTCATATTCTGGATGGAGCGATAGGGCTCTCCATCCCTAAAACGCATGTGAGCGGAATCACAAAGTTCATGTTTAATGTTAAGCCTCTGAATTCATCAAAC
It includes:
- the LOC102220155 gene encoding extracellular calcium-sensing receptor-like → MLGGVFSFHSSWRNSQDNYEQKPQQLQCTRDFQFAQAMLFAIEEINNSSDLLPGLTLGYKMYDACGFIARSVKVSLALLNGNEIQALPAEPCTRPAQVQVIMGETSSSPSAAIATAVGPFHIPMISHFSTCACLSDKTKYPSFLRTIPSDYYQSRALAHLVKHFGWTWIGAVRSNDDYGNNGMATFTETAEELGICLEYSVSFFRTDPSDKIHKIIEVIKSSNSKVVVAFLSHMDLDVLLNEFSVNNLTGYQWVGTEGWMFDSQIAAMDKNRILDGAVGLSIPKAHVSGLREFMFNVKPLNSSNSELFTRLWEALFSCKFKQSNSGEIQKECTGEEDLTGVENSFTDMSLMPIFYNVYKGVYAVAHALHEILNCNKTCDINVQLAPLTILQHIQRIRFKTKEGDEVYFNENGDPPAKYEIINWQRGENGILNFAAVGLYDASLPADKQLNVKIGSIVWAKNSLQLPVSVCSEKCPPGTQKVLQKGRPVCCFDCIRCAEGEISNSTDSVTCVRCPLESWSNEDRTACKKKKAEFLSYKEIMGSLLTAASLFGTCMTAVVAVIFIKYRNTPLVRANNSELSFLLLFSLKLCFLCSLTFIGQPSDWSCMLRHTAFGITFVLCISCVLGKTIVVLMAFKATLPGRNVMKWFGPTQQRVSVLGFTLIQVIICILWLSISPPFPSKNFKEFKDKIILECSLGSAVGFWAVLGYIGLLAMLCFICAFLARKLPDNFNEAKFITFSMLIFCAVWITFIPAYVSSPGKFSVAVEIFAILASSFGLLFCIFIPKCYIMVMKPEKNTKKNMIGKGAPK
- the LOC102219893 gene encoding extracellular calcium-sensing receptor-like, which produces MLGGLFSFHNNWKEREETYTDKPLPLQCTREFQLAQAMLFAIEEINNSSDLLPGISLGYKIYDTCGFNARSVKVALALLNNYENVSAPSKECGRPAQVQAIMGEASSSPSTAIATVIGPFFIPMISHFATCACLSDKSKYPSFLRTIPSDYYQSRALAQLVRHFGWTWVGAVRTNDDYGNSGMATFTEAAQHLGICLEYSMSFFRTDPADKIQKIINIIKASTSKVIVAFLSQADMDVIIHEFSSHNLTGYQWVGTEAWIFDFQTAAGDRNHILDGAVGLSIPKAHVSGLQEFILNVEPLFSSNNDLFTEFWETLFGCTFKRSYSVEIKTQCTGQEDLTGVENTFTDMSLMPIFNNMYKGVYAVAHALHNILSCNQTCDSNAQLHPLTILQQIKEIYFKTKEGDEVYFNANGDPAAKYEIINWQRRDNGPVEFAVVGLYDASLAGDRQMDVQIESIIWAQNSLMMPVSVCSEKCPPGTRKVLQKGKPICCYDCLHCAEGEISNSTDSVTCVRCPLDSWSNENRDACIKKETEFLSYKEIMGSLLTVASLFGTCMTVVVAVIFVTYRNTPLVRANNSELSFLLLFSLKLCFLCSLTFIGQPSDWSCMLRHTSFGITFVLCISCVLGKTIVVLMAFKATLPGRNVMKWFGPTQQRVSVLGFTLIQVIICILWLSISPPFPSKNFEGFKDKIILECALGSAVGFWAVLGYIGFLAVLCFICAFLARKLPDNFNEAKFITFSMLIFCAVWITFIPAYVSSPGKFSVAVEIFAILASSFGLLFCIFIPKCYVMLIKPEKNTKKNMMGKGALK